A genomic segment from Truepera sp. encodes:
- a CDS encoding GGDEF domain-containing protein, with protein MSVTADKVKPRGAATAAVLAAILVLAAFGPKFMAAALALAAVAVALIMLLRRARTLPWRLATAAAVLWALEEVAWAVERVTGISGTSAVTEITYYAGLFVWLVAILLMPGKRMPRSLLIAVVPAIALLVLLLFLDSPATVTLTFPALETLLVVASLPLLGGTMTGGASEGRVLVVLAFYLRALGSGSYAWLQSTGAGMDAMLLWLLSYLSLGLGVQLEMDDQHAEFVPVAVAIATLQAVSAALLIAFARVGMVASPYVLVVIILLAYVQFAVVVLALLTSRASREAATAELRLWSQLLDTVSDASHEEALASILTNSLERLPGTRGIEVHDKAALGSLEGYAYPLVTGGAEVGRLYFGQKPAQSTVLDMCTPMLAARIRLLSDRDRWAAAALSDPLTGLLNRRGLEVRSDLLVAEAQANDSPISVAMLDIDHFKRVNDVYGHAVGDEALKALAAILRQHLRPRDQAVRWGGEEFVVVLPDAEPEQAVEVLKRVRHQLYGANLSPIAWPLAVSVGIAGTAGRDVHADSLRALVTSADAALGMAKRDGRNRIVQAPAGAAAGSGARG; from the coding sequence ATGTCCGTAACCGCGGACAAGGTCAAACCAAGGGGGGCTGCCACCGCGGCAGTGCTTGCGGCCATCCTCGTGCTGGCCGCGTTCGGGCCGAAGTTCATGGCCGCCGCGCTGGCCCTAGCGGCCGTAGCGGTGGCGCTCATCATGCTGCTGCGCCGGGCACGGACGCTGCCCTGGCGGCTCGCGACCGCGGCAGCGGTTCTCTGGGCACTCGAAGAGGTCGCGTGGGCCGTGGAGCGCGTGACGGGCATCAGCGGCACCTCGGCGGTGACGGAGATCACCTACTACGCCGGCCTGTTCGTCTGGCTCGTGGCCATCCTGCTCATGCCGGGCAAGCGCATGCCCCGCTCCCTGCTGATCGCCGTGGTTCCCGCGATCGCACTGCTCGTCCTGCTCCTGTTCCTCGATTCGCCGGCGACGGTCACGCTGACGTTCCCCGCCCTGGAGACACTGCTGGTCGTGGCCTCACTCCCTCTCCTCGGCGGCACCATGACGGGCGGAGCATCGGAGGGGCGCGTGCTGGTGGTGCTCGCCTTCTACCTGCGGGCGCTGGGTTCGGGCTCATACGCGTGGCTCCAGAGCACGGGAGCGGGCATGGACGCCATGCTGCTGTGGCTCCTGTCTTACCTGAGCCTCGGGCTCGGCGTTCAGCTGGAAATGGACGACCAGCATGCGGAGTTCGTGCCCGTGGCGGTGGCCATCGCCACGCTGCAGGCAGTCAGCGCGGCTTTGCTGATAGCGTTCGCCAGGGTCGGCATGGTGGCCAGCCCGTACGTGCTGGTGGTCATAATCTTGCTGGCTTACGTGCAGTTCGCCGTCGTAGTCCTCGCCCTCCTTACCAGCCGAGCAAGCCGCGAGGCCGCCACCGCGGAGTTGCGGCTCTGGTCCCAACTGCTCGACACGGTCTCCGACGCCAGTCACGAGGAGGCCCTCGCCTCCATCCTCACGAACTCCCTCGAGCGGTTGCCGGGCACGCGGGGAATCGAGGTCCACGACAAAGCCGCGCTGGGCAGCCTCGAGGGTTACGCCTACCCGCTGGTGACCGGGGGCGCAGAGGTCGGGCGCCTCTATTTCGGGCAGAAGCCGGCCCAATCCACCGTGCTCGACATGTGTACGCCCATGCTGGCGGCGCGCATCCGCCTGTTGAGCGACCGGGACCGGTGGGCCGCGGCCGCACTCAGCGATCCCCTCACCGGACTCCTCAACCGCCGGGGTCTCGAGGTCCGCTCCGATCTTCTGGTGGCCGAGGCACAGGCCAACGACTCGCCCATCAGCGTGGCGATGCTCGACATAGATCACTTCAAACGCGTGAACGACGTCTACGGCCACGCAGTAGGCGACGAGGCGCTGAAGGCACTGGCAGCGATCTTGCGGCAGCACCTGAGGCCACGCGACCAGGCGGTGAGGTGGGGCGGCGAGGAGTTCGTGGTCGTCCTCCCCGACGCGGAGCCCGAGCAAGCCGTGGAGGTCTTGAAGCGCGTAAGGCACCAGCTCTACGGCGCCAACTTGAGCCCCATCGCGTGGCCCCTGGCCGTGTCGGTGGGGATCGCGGGAACGGCCGGCCGTGACGTTCATGCCGATTCGTTGCGGGCGCTCGTCACCAGCGCCGATGCCGCGCTAGGGATGGCTAAGCGCGACGGCCGCAACCGCATAGTCCAGGCCCCTGCCGGCGCAGCCGCCGGCTCCGGGGCACGCGGTTAG